A window of Cryptomeria japonica chromosome 3, Sugi_1.0, whole genome shotgun sequence contains these coding sequences:
- the LOC131066962 gene encoding probable glutathione S-transferase parC: MASLDQVKLLLIRSSPFAMSCALALNHKGIKFEVVEENLGNRSELLLQANPVYKQVPVLLHNGRSISQSLVILEYIQEAWPDPYPSLLPQSPYERALARFWADYINKKFLETGLKLMKRFGEEHEIARKDNVEQFVTLEKGMIGEGPFFLGGEMSLADVALAPLVPWMASFEALGDLKLPDAQQCGRMHRWLAVMRENPNVLASVPESDWLLNYTINFRQYISEHYPGGL, from the exons ATGGCATCACTAGACCAAGTGAAGCTCTTGCTCATAAGATCCAGTCCCTTCGCAATGAGCTGCGCTCTTGCTCTCAATCACAAAGGGATTAAATTCGAGGTTGTGGAGGAGAATTTGGGTAATAGAAGCGAGCTACTGCTCCAAGCAAATCCTGTATACAAGCAGGTCCCTGTTCTTCTCCACAACGGAAGGTCAATTTCTCAGTCTCTGGTCATACTCGAATACATTCAGGAAGCCTGGCCCGATCCTTATCCTTCTCTGCTTCCGCAATCGCCCTACGAAAGGGCTCTTGCCCGATTCTGGGCCGATTACATTAACAAAAAG TTCTTAGAAACTGGGCTGAAATTGATGAAGAGATTCGGGGAAGAGCATGAAATCGCGCGGAAAGACAATGTGGAGCAGTTTGTGACTCTGGAAAAGGGTATGATCGGCGAGGGCCCCTTTTTCTTGGGCGGCGAGATGAGCTTGGCGGACGTTGCCCTGGCGCCCCTGGTTCCATGGATGGCCTCTTTTGAGGCTCTCGGAGACTTGAAACTCCCCGATGCGCAGCAGTGCGGTCGTATGCATCGCTGGCTGGCCGTCATGCGGGAAAATCCAAATGTTTTAGCTTCTGTTCCTGAGTCTGATTGGCTATTAAATTACACCATAAATTTCAGACAGTATATTTCAGAGCACTATCCAGGAGGATTGTAG